From Pedobacter sp. MC2016-14:
GCAACTATAAAAAACGGAGTTTTTAATTTTACAGGAAGGGTAAACGAAGTCGAATCGGCAAATTTATTAATTGATACCGAAGGAGTCGGGCTATCACCAAACAAACCTGTAAGCATGCGCTATGTGATTAAATTTTATGTCGAACCGGGAAAAACAACAATTACAAGTCCAGACTCTGCCAGTAATGCCAAGGTGCTTTCTGGTGTTCTAAATCAGGATTATTTCAGAATTAAAGCTCAACTAAAATCTACAGAAGAGCAATCAGCAAATTACATTAAAGATTTGCTCTCAGCATCCCCGGAAACAAGAGCATCAAAAATGTTTAGCGAAAAAAGCGCACAAACGCTTGGGGAAATTGGTAAAGAGCAACGTAGAATATTCCTGGCTTTTATGAAAAATAATCCTAATTCTTTAATGAGTCTTTTTGTCTTAAAGACTTATGGCGGATTTGGTAACGGTATGTTATATAATTCTACCCCAAGCCCTGGTTTAACAGAACTAGACTCACTTTACAATGCTCTGGGGAAGAATGTTCGTTCCAGTAATGCTGGGCTTGAATTTGGGAAGGTGATTGCAACACAGAAAAGCATGAAAATAGGTGTTGTTGCACCAGATTTTTCACAAACAGATCCATCAGGAAAGCTGATATCGCTACATGATTTTAAGGGAAAATACGTTTTGATTGATTTCTGGGCGAGTTGGTGCGGACCCTGTCGCGCCGAAAATCCAAATGTCGTTAAAGCCTACCATACCTATAAATCAAAAGGTTTTACCGTTTTAGGCGTGTCTCTGGATTTTGCCAATGGCAGGGAGCAATGGCTTAAAGCTATAAAGGACGATGGGTTGGACTGGACACATGTCTCAGACTTAAAAGGCTGGGGTAATCAGGTTGCCAAATTATATGTAGTACAGGCAGTACCACAGAATTACCTGGTTAATCCCGAAGGGAATATTGTCGGTATAAATCTTCGCGGCGAGGACTTGGACAAAAAGTTGAAGGAAATATATAACAATTAACACGAGTATGTCGGCTCCTTTAGCAAATTCAGGAGCCGACATTTAAAATACAGATAAGATGATTAAAATTAGGACAATGTTGCTTTTTTTACAATTGAGCCTTCCGGTTGTGTTGATGGCACAAACCGTTAATTATACCATAGAGGGGAAAATTGGAACCCTGTCTTCGCCAGCCAAAGCCTACCTGATGTACGAAAAGGATGGTAAGATTGTTACGGATTCAGCCAATATCAAACAGGGTAGATTTACGTTTACAAAAACAAGTAAAAAGACGGAGACAGTTGTTTATTTAAGCGTCAGTAAATCTGGCAGGGAAAGCACAAAGGATGGTAAATTCATCAGCTTCTACACAGATGCAAAAAAAATAACTATCGTCAGTCCCGATGTTATAGAAAATGCAAAAGTTACAGGTGGATCACTTAACAGGGATGAAGCGGAGTTGAATGCTGTGATTAAGCCTATTGAAACTAAAATAACAGCGGAAAATAAAGCATATGAAAATGCATCCAGTACGTCCAAAAAATCAACGGTTTTCACCAGTAGCTTCGAAAAGAGAACACAGCTCCTGGAGCGTCAAAAGAAGCAGATCTACAAAGAATTTATTAAAACACATCCAGGTTCTTTGATTAGCTTAAAGGCATTGAAAGAATTAGGTGGGAGCATACCAGATTTGGCAGAAATTGAGTCTCCATTCAATTCATTGTCCGAAAGCGTTCGTACATCAACGAGTGGAATGACCTATGCAACAAAGATAAATGCTTTAAAAAAATCAGCGATTGGTGCGGAGGCTCCGGATTTTACCATGCCCGATACGGCCTCTAATCTTGTTTCCTTACATAGTTTTAAAGGAAAATATGTGTTACTGGATTTTTGGGCCAGTTGGTGTCCGCCCTGCAGGGCAGAAAGCCCGTACCTAATTGATGCTTTTGCCACTTATAAGCGCAAGAATTTTATGATATTGAGCGTGTCGCTAGATCACGAGGGTGCTAAAGAGAAATGGTTAAAAGCCATACATGATGATGGTTTAACCTGGCCCCAGGTTTCAGACTTAAAATATGAAAATACAGCGGCCAAGCTATACTCAGTGGAGGCGATTCCACAGAATTTTCTAATCAGCCCGGATGGAAAGATTATCGCCAAAAACCTGCGAGGGGCAGCACTTAAAACCAAATTAAAAGAATTGTTAGATTAACAAGAACCAGGCTAGCTATAGTAAGCTAGCCTGGTATCAGGCTTGCCTTCAGAACCAAATTAAGGCAAATAATTAATGTGACACTATTTTTAAGCCTATAATAGAACCAATTAATGTAGCTATAAATAGCAGTCTTAGAAAGCTTGCGGGCTCATTGAACACAAAGATCCCCATGGCAACCGTTCCTACTGCACCAATCCCAGTCCAAACTGCATAGGCAGTACCAATAGGTAGGGTTTGCGTTGCTTTCATCAATAAAGCCATACTTGCAAACAGCGAAATTATAAATAACGCAAACCACCAGTAGGAGGCAGTACCGCTGGTTTCTTTCATCTTACCTAAGCAAAAGGTAAATGCTACCTCAAACAAACCACCAATAAACACATATATCCAGTTCATATCTTTAATACTCAATCCCATTTCCAATTTACAATCTCAGGCATGTCAACGCCATTTTCACATATAAATAATTTATGCCTAATCAGCCGGTCTTCCATTTCCTGCTTTAAATAGGCAGTTGTTCCACCCAGTTGTGGCAAGCGTTTAAGTGCATCAAGTACCAGGTGGAACCTGTCCATTTCGTTTAATACCGTCATATCAAATGGCGTAGTAATCGTACCTTCCTCTTTGTAACCACGTACATGTATATTAGCATGATTGAAACGTCGGTAGGTAAGCCTATGGATAAGCCATGGGTAAGCATGAAAGGCAAAAATAACAGGTTTGTTTTTAGTGAACAGGGCATCAAAATCATCATCATTCAAGCCATGCGGATGTTCTGCTTCTGGTTGAAGTTTCATCAAGTCAACCACATTAACAACCCTTATTTTAAGATCTGGTAAATGACTATGCAGAATGTTTACAGCAGCAAGAGTTTCCAGGGTAGGCACATCACCAGCACAAGCCATAACCAGGTCAGGTTCATGTCCCGCATCATTACTTGCCCAAGGCCATATACCAATTCCTTTTGTACAATGAATTGCTGCCTCCTCAATAGAAAGCCATTGTGGCGAAGGGTGTTTTCCGGCAACAACAACATTAACATAATGGCGGCTCCGCAAGCAATGATCCATGACCGATAAAAGGCAATTTGCATCTGGTGGCAGATAAACACGTACAACTGAGGCTTTTTTATTCACCACATGGTCAATAAAACCAGGGTCCTGGTGTGTAAAGCCATTATGATCCTGTCGCCATACGTGTGAAGCCAGCAATATGTTTAATGATGCCAGTTTTCGGCGCCAGGGGATGCCCGCAGTTACCTTTAACCATTTAGCGTGCTGGTTAAACATAGAATCAATAATATGTATAAAAGCCTCATAACAGTTGAACAAGCCGTGTCTCCCGGTCAATAAATAACCTTCCAACCAGCCTTCACACTGGTGTTCACTAAGCATTTCCAGCACTCTTCCATCTTTATTCAAAAGCTCATCATTACCTTCAGTTATTGCGTTCCATTGCCGGTTGGTAACTTCAAAAACGGCATTTAATTTATTAGAGAGGGTTTCGTCCGGGCCAAACAGTCTAAAATTTCTGGAGTCCATATTCAGTCGGATCACATCTCTAATAAAGCTACCAAGAATCAAGGTATCACCCGGACCTGTAGTCCCTTTGATTGGTAATTCTATGCCGTATTTCCGAAAGTCAGGCATAATCAAATCCTGAAGTAAAAGGCCACCATTGGTATGCGGATTGGCGCCCATTCTTTTTTCCTTTTTAGGGGCCAAATCTGCCAGTGCAGGCAATAGTTTTCCATTTTCATCAAATAGCTCTTCTGGCCGGTAGCTGCGTAACCATTCCTC
This genomic window contains:
- a CDS encoding TlpA disulfide reductase family protein; its protein translation is MKNHKLSIFLLGMALPLFTVAQNNNYTISGKIGKLNPPAKAYLMLDGTTDSATIKNGVFNFTGRVNEVESANLLIDTEGVGLSPNKPVSMRYVIKFYVEPGKTTITSPDSASNAKVLSGVLNQDYFRIKAQLKSTEEQSANYIKDLLSASPETRASKMFSEKSAQTLGEIGKEQRRIFLAFMKNNPNSLMSLFVLKTYGGFGNGMLYNSTPSPGLTELDSLYNALGKNVRSSNAGLEFGKVIATQKSMKIGVVAPDFSQTDPSGKLISLHDFKGKYVLIDFWASWCGPCRAENPNVVKAYHTYKSKGFTVLGVSLDFANGREQWLKAIKDDGLDWTHVSDLKGWGNQVAKLYVVQAVPQNYLVNPEGNIVGINLRGEDLDKKLKEIYNN
- a CDS encoding multidrug efflux SMR transporter; its protein translation is MNWIYVFIGGLFEVAFTFCLGKMKETSGTASYWWFALFIISLFASMALLMKATQTLPIGTAYAVWTGIGAVGTVAMGIFVFNEPASFLRLLFIATLIGSIIGLKIVSH
- a CDS encoding phosphoketolase, encoding MNKEELSHEAITELDAYWRASNYLAVGQIYLRANPLLRESLKPAHIKQVLLGHWGTTPGQNFIYTHLNRLIKKYELNMFYISGPGHGGPAMVAQTYLEGTYSEIYPEISQDITGMTKLFKQFSFPGGIPSHVSPECPGSMHEGGELGYSLSHAFGAVFDNPDLIVSCVVGDGEAETGPLATAWHSNKFLNPLTDGVVLPILHLNGYKIANPTVLARIPEEELMSLFKGYGWKPYLISGDEPFAMHRQMADLLEQVIADISAIKEQAKNENTSRPCWPMIILRTPKGWTGPKMVDGHPVEGSFRAHQVPISDPAQSPQHLKELEEWLRSYRPEELFDENGKLLPALADLAPKKEKRMGANPHTNGGLLLQDLIMPDFRKYGIELPIKGTTGPGDTLILGSFIRDVIRLNMDSRNFRLFGPDETLSNKLNAVFEVTNRQWNAITEGNDELLNKDGRVLEMLSEHQCEGWLEGYLLTGRHGLFNCYEAFIHIIDSMFNQHAKWLKVTAGIPWRRKLASLNILLASHVWRQDHNGFTHQDPGFIDHVVNKKASVVRVYLPPDANCLLSVMDHCLRSRHYVNVVVAGKHPSPQWLSIEEAAIHCTKGIGIWPWASNDAGHEPDLVMACAGDVPTLETLAAVNILHSHLPDLKIRVVNVVDLMKLQPEAEHPHGLNDDDFDALFTKNKPVIFAFHAYPWLIHRLTYRRFNHANIHVRGYKEEGTITTPFDMTVLNEMDRFHLVLDALKRLPQLGGTTAYLKQEMEDRLIRHKLFICENGVDMPEIVNWKWD
- a CDS encoding TlpA disulfide reductase family protein, which produces MIKIRTMLLFLQLSLPVVLMAQTVNYTIEGKIGTLSSPAKAYLMYEKDGKIVTDSANIKQGRFTFTKTSKKTETVVYLSVSKSGRESTKDGKFISFYTDAKKITIVSPDVIENAKVTGGSLNRDEAELNAVIKPIETKITAENKAYENASSTSKKSTVFTSSFEKRTQLLERQKKQIYKEFIKTHPGSLISLKALKELGGSIPDLAEIESPFNSLSESVRTSTSGMTYATKINALKKSAIGAEAPDFTMPDTASNLVSLHSFKGKYVLLDFWASWCPPCRAESPYLIDAFATYKRKNFMILSVSLDHEGAKEKWLKAIHDDGLTWPQVSDLKYENTAAKLYSVEAIPQNFLISPDGKIIAKNLRGAALKTKLKELLD